A single Crateriforma conspicua DNA region contains:
- a CDS encoding Gfo/Idh/MocA family protein, translated as MKVLMVGTGEYTTGYVHDQASDSDKSAGVVALTVFDLRRRGIVEQVLMAGTNGRKMPGIRDHLQRVIGDTYADLDVTALCFPADDVDRDPTAYQRAIEALDPGDVVTVFTPDDTHFAIAMDAIRHGCHVLIAKPIVLTVDQHQQLIRAANDAEVLVAMEVHKRWDPIYADARDRIRNLGSFGFFHAYMSQPKSQLDTFRSWAGQSSDISYYLNAHHIDFLNWSIGSMATPVSVHASAATGYAKGRGIDTEDTITLTVDWAMNDGTATGTAVFTSSWIAPKSDVHSQQRFFYMGHQGEVTVDQAHRGYSVATDGRGFQSVNPLFMKYTPDAQGRFAGQTGYGYRSIEAFVQAAIEIRRGRATPDDFHGRLATAKDTINVTAILQAGRRSLDTGTTINLD; from the coding sequence ATGAAGGTCCTTATGGTGGGCACCGGCGAATACACGACCGGATATGTCCACGATCAAGCTTCCGATTCCGACAAATCCGCTGGTGTCGTCGCACTGACGGTATTCGACCTGCGACGCCGTGGCATCGTCGAACAAGTTTTGATGGCAGGCACCAACGGCCGAAAAATGCCGGGCATCCGCGATCATTTGCAACGCGTGATCGGTGACACCTATGCCGACCTAGATGTGACCGCACTGTGTTTTCCGGCCGATGATGTCGACCGCGATCCAACCGCGTACCAGCGGGCGATCGAAGCTCTGGATCCTGGGGATGTCGTCACCGTGTTCACCCCGGACGACACACACTTTGCCATTGCGATGGATGCGATCCGGCACGGTTGCCATGTCTTGATCGCCAAGCCGATCGTCCTGACCGTCGACCAGCACCAGCAACTGATCAGGGCCGCCAACGACGCGGAGGTTTTGGTGGCGATGGAAGTCCACAAACGCTGGGATCCGATCTATGCCGACGCACGAGATCGCATTCGAAATCTCGGATCATTCGGGTTCTTTCATGCCTACATGAGCCAACCCAAATCTCAGCTAGACACGTTTCGGTCTTGGGCGGGTCAATCAAGCGACATCAGTTACTACTTGAATGCGCATCACATCGATTTTTTGAACTGGTCGATCGGATCGATGGCCACCCCCGTTTCGGTTCACGCATCGGCGGCAACGGGATATGCCAAGGGGCGAGGAATCGACACCGAAGACACGATCACGCTGACCGTTGACTGGGCAATGAACGACGGCACGGCAACGGGCACGGCGGTCTTCACATCTTCCTGGATCGCACCAAAATCGGATGTGCATTCCCAGCAACGATTCTTTTACATGGGGCATCAAGGCGAGGTGACCGTTGACCAGGCCCATCGCGGCTATAGCGTTGCGACCGACGGGCGAGGTTTTCAATCGGTCAATCCGCTGTTCATGAAGTACACGCCCGATGCCCAGGGCCGATTCGCCGGACAAACCGGGTACGGGTATCGCAGCATAGAGGCGTTCGTGCAGGCCGCAATTGAAATTCGCCGGGGGCGGGCGACACCGGACGACTTTCACGGGCGACTGGCCACGGCAAAAGACACAATCAATGTGACCGCGATCTTGCAGGCGGGGCGCCGAAGTCTGGACACCGGCACGACGATCAATCTGGACTGA
- a CDS encoding ZIP family metal transporter gives MPALPLLIAYCVVIVFASLIGGRLSAILRMTHLRTQLLMSGVGGLMLGIALLAMLPHATEMLVSASRACTGALTGLIAMFLMIRLFHTHDHGGPVSSPHHEGGHDHSHAHGHDHWDDPGTGHDHDLTDRHDLTDRHDLTDRHDLTDRHDAIDRHDAIDRHDAIDRHDAIDRAAADPPSRPPGTLEDGRKLGWFGMFFGLTLHTLIDGVALASSVMADHAGDAWLGLAGLGTFSAVALHKPLDAFAILSVMQRQHWSPRAQTVANLVFSTACPFGALAFFVGTSALQSQTELLGWGLAVSAGFFIGIALADLLPEVAFHDHDKGKLTAALLIGVGIAVGIENLPGHQHTQNDSSRPAVNAEANS, from the coding sequence ATGCCCGCTTTGCCGCTGCTGATTGCCTACTGTGTCGTGATCGTCTTTGCATCGTTGATCGGTGGACGGTTGTCTGCGATTTTGCGCATGACGCATCTGCGAACCCAGTTGCTGATGAGCGGTGTGGGGGGATTGATGCTGGGGATCGCGCTGCTGGCGATGCTGCCACATGCGACCGAGATGTTGGTGTCGGCATCACGCGCGTGCACCGGTGCGTTGACCGGCTTGATCGCGATGTTCCTGATGATCCGGCTGTTCCACACCCACGATCATGGCGGTCCGGTTTCGTCGCCCCATCACGAGGGTGGACACGACCATAGCCATGCCCACGGACACGACCATTGGGATGATCCGGGCACCGGACACGATCACGATTTGACCGACAGGCACGATTTGACCGACAGGCACGATTTGACCGACAGGCACGATTTGACCGACAGGCATGATGCGATCGACAGGCATGATGCGATCGACAGGCATGATGCGATCGACAGGCATGATGCGATCGACAGGGCGGCCGCCGATCCGCCATCACGTCCGCCTGGGACTTTGGAAGACGGGCGTAAACTCGGTTGGTTCGGCATGTTCTTCGGCTTGACGCTTCACACGCTGATCGACGGCGTGGCTTTGGCCAGCAGCGTGATGGCGGACCATGCCGGCGACGCATGGTTGGGGTTGGCCGGACTGGGAACTTTTTCGGCGGTGGCACTGCACAAGCCGCTGGACGCCTTCGCAATCCTATCGGTGATGCAGCGACAGCATTGGTCGCCGCGGGCCCAGACGGTCGCCAATCTCGTCTTTTCCACCGCTTGTCCGTTTGGTGCTTTGGCCTTTTTTGTTGGTACGTCTGCCCTGCAGTCACAGACCGAACTGTTGGGGTGGGGGCTGGCCGTATCAGCGGGCTTTTTTATCGGAATCGCCCTGGCCGACCTGTTGCCCGAGGTGGCATTCCATGACCACGACAAAGGCAAGCTGACCGCCGCATTGTTGATCGGTGTTGGGATCGCGGTGGGCATTGAGAATCTTCCCGGGCACCAACACACCCAAAACGATTCATCGCGACCCGCAGTCAACGCGGAAGCGAATTCCTGA
- a CDS encoding histone deacetylase family protein encodes MTMTLLYYDPVYMQHRTGRHPESAERLQTVVRHLHFVGLDSLCDRPGWEPASRLQVERVHTAEYLNRLSQTQDAGGGWLDEDTIMSDQSLVAALKASGAVCDAVDRLIAGDAKTAMCLSRPPGHHALADRAMGFCLINHVAVAARQATKQHQMNRVMIVDFDVHHGNGTQDLFYEDEQIAFFSMHRSPFYPHTGREDETGTGPALGTTCNAPVKFGTPRQTQMETFAAKLQAFASRHPPELIIVSAGFDSHRNDPVGSLGWETDDYQTIAETILDLAHTHCEGKVISVLEGGYDPTALSDSVTLYLETFMDDEHRRGT; translated from the coding sequence ATGACGATGACGCTGCTGTACTACGATCCCGTTTACATGCAACATCGCACGGGACGTCATCCGGAATCCGCCGAACGCTTGCAAACCGTGGTTCGGCATCTGCACTTTGTCGGGCTGGATTCGTTGTGCGATCGGCCCGGCTGGGAACCGGCAAGCCGGCTGCAAGTCGAACGTGTTCACACGGCGGAATACCTGAATCGATTGTCCCAAACCCAGGACGCCGGGGGCGGATGGTTGGACGAAGACACCATCATGAGCGACCAGTCGTTGGTCGCCGCCTTGAAGGCGTCGGGCGCCGTCTGTGACGCGGTCGATCGATTGATCGCCGGTGACGCCAAAACGGCCATGTGCTTAAGCCGACCTCCCGGTCATCACGCGCTGGCCGATCGAGCGATGGGATTCTGTTTGATCAATCACGTCGCCGTTGCGGCACGTCAGGCGACGAAGCAGCATCAAATGAATCGAGTGATGATCGTTGATTTCGACGTGCACCATGGCAACGGGACCCAAGACCTGTTTTACGAAGACGAGCAAATTGCGTTTTTTTCAATGCACCGAAGCCCGTTTTATCCACACACCGGACGTGAGGATGAAACGGGAACCGGCCCCGCCTTGGGAACCACATGCAACGCGCCGGTGAAGTTTGGAACACCTCGGCAAACGCAAATGGAAACCTTTGCCGCCAAGCTGCAGGCCTTTGCAAGCCGACATCCGCCTGAATTGATCATCGTCAGCGCGGGCTTTGACAGCCATCGCAATGATCCGGTTGGTTCGCTCGGCTGGGAAACCGACGACTACCAGACGATCGCCGAAACCATACTAGATTTGGCTCACACTCATTGCGAGGGCAAGGTCATCAGCGTGCTCGAAGGCGGATACGACCCGACGGCGTTGTCCGACAGTGTGACGTTGTATTTGGAGACGTTCATGGATGATGAACATCGACGCGGTACGTAG
- a CDS encoding bifunctional acetate--CoA ligase family protein/GNAT family N-acetyltransferase produces MPFRPLRKIFSPKSVAVIGASSRVGSVGERVIANLISTDFSGPVVPINPAHDAVHGLNCVSRISDVPHAVDLAVLCTPADATPDVVDQCGKAGVGGLICLSDGFREIGPIGRGREDELKTVLAKYPRMRMIGPNCLGVIRPPVGLNASFATDVVQKGNVAFLSQSAAFCASILDRAASEGIGFSCVVSVGNMVNVTMADLIDHLAFDPHTDAIVIYLQSLADARRFMSAARAFTRYKPIIACKAGRYHQSAIAAASHTGAMVGIDAVYDAAFARAGIVRVDQAEDLWGCAELLTRYPNRCGSRLGILTNAGGPGVMAVDALMRCRGQLAKLDPQRRNAMDELFPSGWSRDNPAVVFGDTDPVHYSEAADVMLADHGVDALLAILVPQPLTDPDQTARRIADVAKAHRKPLIACWMGGSRAASGAKWLHDHDIAVYSSPEKAVTAFGHLVHYGRRYDLLYETPKAAPPVVVSDDRTVDDLLGGEGDAAEKQSSQVWSELRSKRLLAAYGIDVTMPQVVRSANEAIAVADAMGYPVAVKVYAPELTHKTDVGGVVLNVSNAEQVAEAYQTIHQRSAQARPDIQVRGVTVQPMLVDPLGRELIVGAKRDPVFGAVLMVGAGGIDAELFQDSAVELPPLSESLSRRLLEQLQCRPMLDAYRGRPPIDMDALQDALIRISHMVAQHPEVIELDINPLVVTPTRTIALDATVLVDHDWKPIAPGDFPHLAIRPYPDRWIRADRLSDGTEVTLRPIRPEDEEAWTRMLATCSQETIRLRFRYLFKQVEHEMAARYCFIDYDRELALVAEYHPPAQSDDPAIAGSESCLIGVGRLVADAENHEAEFAVMVHDRWQGRRLGSILTDRCLEIAKQRGLQKIVAETATENRAMRTIFQNRGFQCRRIIGDDTLIFTLDMSDANADAESKQA; encoded by the coding sequence ATGCCGTTTCGACCTTTGCGCAAGATCTTTTCGCCTAAAAGTGTGGCTGTGATTGGCGCCAGTTCGCGTGTCGGCAGTGTCGGGGAACGAGTGATCGCCAACCTGATCAGTACCGATTTTTCAGGCCCCGTTGTCCCAATCAATCCGGCCCACGATGCAGTCCATGGGCTGAATTGTGTTTCTCGTATCAGTGACGTGCCACACGCCGTTGATCTGGCGGTGCTGTGCACCCCCGCCGATGCGACGCCCGACGTGGTGGATCAGTGTGGCAAGGCCGGCGTGGGCGGATTGATCTGTCTAAGCGATGGCTTTCGAGAGATTGGTCCGATAGGGCGCGGGCGCGAAGACGAACTGAAGACCGTTTTGGCCAAGTATCCGCGGATGCGGATGATCGGTCCGAATTGTCTTGGCGTGATTCGCCCACCGGTCGGATTGAATGCCAGCTTTGCGACCGATGTGGTGCAAAAGGGGAACGTGGCGTTTCTTTCACAGTCGGCCGCCTTTTGTGCATCGATTCTGGATCGCGCCGCCAGCGAAGGAATCGGCTTTTCCTGCGTCGTGTCGGTCGGCAACATGGTGAACGTGACGATGGCTGATTTGATCGACCATCTGGCGTTTGATCCGCACACCGATGCGATCGTGATTTACTTGCAATCGCTGGCCGACGCACGGCGTTTCATGTCGGCCGCGCGGGCCTTCACTCGGTACAAGCCGATCATCGCATGCAAAGCGGGGCGGTACCATCAATCTGCGATCGCTGCGGCATCTCACACCGGTGCCATGGTGGGAATCGATGCGGTGTATGACGCCGCGTTTGCACGCGCGGGCATTGTGCGTGTCGATCAGGCGGAAGACTTGTGGGGCTGTGCGGAATTGTTGACCCGTTACCCGAATCGATGTGGTTCACGCTTGGGAATTTTGACCAACGCCGGGGGCCCGGGGGTGATGGCCGTGGATGCATTGATGCGATGTCGTGGGCAACTTGCAAAGTTGGATCCGCAACGCCGCAATGCGATGGACGAACTTTTTCCCAGCGGTTGGTCGCGTGACAATCCCGCCGTTGTTTTTGGCGACACCGATCCGGTCCACTACAGCGAAGCGGCCGACGTGATGCTGGCCGATCACGGCGTGGACGCTTTGTTGGCGATCCTGGTTCCGCAACCGCTGACCGATCCGGATCAAACCGCGCGGCGAATTGCGGATGTTGCCAAAGCACACCGGAAGCCTTTGATCGCATGTTGGATGGGCGGGTCGCGAGCGGCGTCCGGGGCGAAGTGGCTTCATGACCACGACATCGCGGTGTATTCCAGTCCCGAAAAAGCGGTCACCGCATTTGGGCATTTGGTGCACTACGGACGCCGATACGATCTGTTGTATGAAACGCCCAAAGCCGCACCGCCGGTGGTGGTCAGTGATGATCGGACGGTGGACGATTTGTTGGGCGGTGAAGGCGATGCCGCGGAAAAACAATCATCACAAGTTTGGTCGGAACTGCGTAGCAAGCGTCTGCTGGCGGCTTATGGGATCGATGTCACGATGCCGCAAGTCGTGCGATCCGCTAACGAAGCAATTGCCGTCGCCGATGCGATGGGGTATCCCGTCGCCGTGAAAGTCTACGCACCCGAATTGACTCACAAGACCGACGTCGGTGGTGTCGTGCTGAATGTCAGCAACGCCGAACAGGTGGCCGAAGCCTACCAGACGATCCATCAACGATCGGCACAGGCACGACCCGACATCCAGGTTCGCGGGGTCACGGTCCAGCCGATGTTGGTCGATCCGCTGGGCCGGGAACTGATCGTGGGGGCCAAACGCGATCCGGTGTTCGGCGCGGTACTGATGGTCGGCGCCGGCGGGATCGACGCGGAACTGTTTCAAGATTCGGCGGTCGAATTGCCGCCGCTTAGCGAATCGCTGTCACGGCGACTGTTGGAACAATTGCAATGTCGTCCGATGTTGGATGCGTACCGTGGGCGTCCGCCGATCGACATGGATGCTCTGCAGGATGCATTGATACGCATCAGCCACATGGTGGCCCAGCATCCCGAAGTGATCGAACTGGACATCAACCCGTTGGTGGTGACGCCCACACGAACCATCGCGTTGGATGCGACAGTCCTGGTCGATCACGATTGGAAGCCGATTGCGCCTGGCGATTTTCCACATTTGGCGATCCGTCCTTATCCCGATCGCTGGATTCGTGCGGATCGTCTGAGTGATGGCACCGAAGTGACGTTGCGTCCGATTCGGCCCGAAGACGAAGAAGCTTGGACACGGATGTTGGCGACATGTTCACAGGAAACGATTCGGTTGAGGTTCCGATACCTGTTCAAGCAAGTCGAACACGAAATGGCGGCACGTTATTGCTTCATCGATTACGACCGCGAACTCGCGCTTGTGGCGGAATACCATCCGCCGGCGCAGTCCGATGATCCGGCCATCGCCGGCAGTGAGTCTTGTTTGATCGGCGTCGGACGTTTGGTCGCCGATGCGGAAAATCATGAAGCCGAATTTGCCGTGATGGTTCACGACCGGTGGCAGGGAAGACGCCTGGGGTCCATCCTGACCGACCGCTGTCTGGAGATTGCAAAGCAACGGGGGCTGCAAAAAATCGTCGCTGAAACCGCCACGGAAAATCGTGCAATGCGGACCATCTTTCAAAACCGCGGCTTTCAATGCCGGCGGATCATTGGCGATGACACCTTGATCTTTACGCTGGACATGTCCGATGCGAATGCGGACGCAGAATCAAAGCAAGCGTAA